From a single Sporosarcina oncorhynchi genomic region:
- a CDS encoding ABC transporter permease, with protein sequence MSNRVINLLVPIISIILGLIVGAIVMLFSGYNPVEGYIALWNGIFGDTYAIGETIRQISPYILAGLAVAFAFRTGLFNIGVEGQLIVGWFAAAYVGSAFTMPMYIHLPLSLLAAAVAGALWGLIPGLLKAKFRVHEVIVTIMMNYIALHVVNALIKTVSGGGFKTDKIQPTASLRSDFLSNLTDYSTLHYGIFVALSMVIVMWFILEKTKTGFELKSVGFNENASQYAGMNVNKNIVLSMVISGAFAGLGGAMEALGTFGNMTSRGGFTGIGFDGIAVALLGANTPLGVIFGASLFGSLKYGANNMPNAANIPLEIVSIVIALIIFFVASGYIIRVALQRMNKKKEAK encoded by the coding sequence ATGTCTAATAGAGTTATCAATTTATTGGTCCCGATCATTTCAATTATTCTCGGCCTAATTGTCGGTGCGATTGTCATGCTATTTAGCGGATACAATCCTGTCGAAGGATATATTGCATTGTGGAACGGGATTTTTGGCGACACTTATGCAATTGGTGAGACAATTCGCCAGATAAGCCCATACATTCTTGCGGGACTTGCAGTCGCGTTTGCATTCCGCACAGGGTTATTCAACATCGGTGTAGAAGGTCAATTGATAGTAGGATGGTTTGCAGCTGCTTATGTCGGTTCAGCGTTTACAATGCCAATGTACATTCACTTACCTTTGTCATTGCTTGCTGCTGCTGTAGCTGGAGCTCTATGGGGCCTAATTCCAGGCCTATTGAAAGCTAAGTTCCGTGTACATGAAGTTATTGTAACAATTATGATGAACTATATTGCATTGCATGTCGTAAATGCACTTATTAAAACGGTATCCGGCGGAGGCTTCAAAACGGACAAGATTCAACCGACAGCCTCTTTACGTTCCGATTTCCTATCCAATTTAACGGATTACTCAACGCTTCACTATGGCATATTTGTTGCACTCTCCATGGTAATTGTTATGTGGTTCATCCTAGAAAAAACGAAGACAGGATTTGAATTGAAATCCGTAGGTTTCAATGAAAACGCGTCTCAATATGCAGGAATGAATGTAAATAAAAACATCGTATTATCCATGGTTATTTCGGGTGCTTTCGCGGGACTCGGAGGCGCGATGGAAGCATTAGGTACTTTTGGAAATATGACTTCCCGCGGTGGTTTTACGGGTATCGGATTTGATGGTATTGCGGTTGCGTTATTAGGTGCAAACACTCCGCTTGGCGTCATTTTTGGAGCTTCTCTGTTTGGCTCGCTGAAATATGGTGCGAATAACATGCCGAACGCAGCGAATATCCCGCTTGAAATTGTATCAATTGTTATTGCACTTATCATTTTCTTTGTTGCCTCAGGCTATATTATCCGTGTCGCCTTGCAACGGATGAATAAGAAAAAGGAGGCGAAATGA
- a CDS encoding aspartate-semialdehyde dehydrogenase, producing MDKKELNVAIVGATGAVGSKILEKLVARKFPAKSIKMLASKRSAGTEIVVDGQKYIVEETVPESFEGVDIAFFSAGGSISKKFASEAVKRGAVVIDNTSAFRMDEGIPLVVPEVNPHELKNHKGIIANPNCSTIQMVTALHAVKEKFGINRIIVSTYQAVSGAGAEAIHELGTQSLQFEERADIEAEILPSASASKHYPIAFNAIPQIDLFDESGYTLEELKMMNETKKIFSDDKIAVTATCVRLPVVTGHSESVYIEVDSEDVTVEAIRAAMATTTGVVVQDDPSSQSYPMPLYAEGKDEVFVGRIRKDPAHPSGFHMWIVADNLLKGAALNSVQIAEELIK from the coding sequence TTGGATAAAAAAGAGTTGAATGTAGCAATTGTCGGAGCGACTGGTGCAGTAGGAAGCAAAATTCTTGAAAAACTTGTAGCGCGTAAGTTCCCGGCGAAATCGATTAAAATGCTCGCTTCTAAAAGATCAGCTGGTACTGAGATTGTTGTAGATGGACAAAAATATATCGTAGAAGAGACCGTTCCCGAGTCGTTTGAAGGTGTCGATATTGCGTTCTTTAGCGCAGGTGGCTCCATTTCAAAAAAGTTCGCTTCAGAAGCTGTAAAACGGGGAGCTGTAGTCATCGATAATACGAGTGCTTTCAGAATGGATGAAGGCATACCGCTTGTCGTGCCTGAAGTGAATCCCCATGAACTGAAAAACCATAAAGGCATTATCGCTAATCCTAATTGTTCAACGATTCAAATGGTGACTGCATTGCATGCGGTGAAAGAAAAATTCGGTATTAATCGAATTATCGTTTCAACCTATCAGGCGGTTTCCGGAGCTGGTGCGGAAGCAATTCATGAACTTGGCACACAAAGCCTACAATTCGAAGAGCGTGCTGACATTGAAGCCGAAATACTTCCTTCTGCGTCTGCCAGTAAACATTATCCAATTGCTTTTAATGCGATTCCACAAATTGATCTGTTTGATGAATCGGGATATACATTGGAAGAACTTAAAATGATGAATGAGACTAAAAAAATATTTTCGGATGATAAAATTGCTGTTACCGCAACATGTGTAAGGCTTCCAGTTGTAACCGGGCATTCTGAATCGGTCTATATCGAAGTAGATAGCGAAGATGTTACAGTTGAAGCAATCCGCGCAGCGATGGCAACGACAACGGGTGTCGTCGTCCAAGACGATCCGTCTTCACAATCCTATCCGATGCCATTATATGCCGAAGGGAAAGATGAAGTATTCGTCGGCAGAATCCGTAAAGATCCGGCACATCCATCTGGATTCCATATGTGGATTGTGGCGGACAATTTATTGAAAGGTGCGGCGCTTAATTCCGTGCAAATTGCAGAAGAACTGATTAAGTGA
- a CDS encoding ABC transporter ATP-binding protein: MEYVIEMLNITKKFGNFYANDNITLQLGKGEIHALLGENGAGKSTLMNILFGLYQPEEGEIKVNGKTANITNPNVANDLGIGMVHQHFMLVENLTVTENIILGNEPKKMGIVNIKDAAKEVAEISKLYGLNVDPYAKIEDISVGMQQRVEILKTLYRGANILIFDEPTASLTPQEIQELISIMKKLITEGKSIILITHKLQEIMDVSDRVTVIRKGQGIGTVVTAETNPEELATLMVGRQVTFKTEKGPSYPKEEILHVENLVVADNRGIEKVKGLNLSVRRGEIVGLAGIDGNGQSELIEAITGLRKPKSGSISINSKDVTGMKPRQITQAGLGHIPQDRHKHGLVLEFSVAHNAALQEYYHEPYSKNGIMNYSTVSEYAKKLIEEYDVRTQGEHELARALSGGNQQKLIIGREVSRDPDLLIAALPTRGLDVGAIEFIHKRLIEQRDNGKAVFLISFELDEVMNVSDRIAVIYDGKVVDTVIPGETTEQELGLLMAGHNKNARVKDRKAGDGRDV, encoded by the coding sequence TTGGAATATGTCATCGAGATGTTGAATATTACAAAGAAGTTCGGCAATTTCTACGCAAATGACAATATTACTCTTCAACTTGGAAAAGGCGAAATTCATGCTTTACTAGGTGAAAATGGCGCAGGCAAATCTACATTGATGAACATATTATTCGGATTATACCAACCCGAAGAAGGCGAAATTAAGGTGAATGGAAAAACAGCCAATATTACGAATCCCAATGTTGCAAATGATCTCGGGATAGGAATGGTTCACCAGCATTTCATGCTTGTCGAGAATCTTACTGTCACAGAAAATATCATCTTAGGTAATGAGCCCAAAAAGATGGGGATTGTGAATATTAAAGATGCTGCAAAAGAAGTAGCTGAGATTTCAAAGCTCTATGGGCTAAACGTTGATCCATACGCTAAGATTGAAGATATTTCGGTCGGAATGCAACAACGTGTAGAAATTTTGAAAACGCTTTATCGTGGCGCTAACATTCTGATTTTTGACGAGCCTACAGCATCTTTAACACCGCAGGAAATCCAGGAATTAATTTCGATTATGAAAAAACTGATTACGGAAGGCAAGTCGATTATTCTTATTACACATAAATTGCAGGAAATAATGGATGTATCGGACCGGGTGACAGTTATTCGTAAAGGACAGGGCATTGGAACAGTCGTTACAGCTGAAACGAATCCGGAAGAGCTTGCGACACTCATGGTAGGTCGTCAAGTAACTTTCAAAACAGAAAAAGGCCCATCTTATCCAAAGGAAGAAATTTTGCATGTCGAAAATCTTGTTGTTGCTGACAACCGTGGCATCGAAAAAGTAAAAGGCTTGAATCTTTCCGTACGACGAGGTGAAATCGTCGGGCTTGCTGGCATTGATGGAAATGGACAATCCGAATTGATTGAAGCGATAACAGGATTGCGTAAACCCAAAAGTGGAAGTATATCCATCAATTCTAAAGATGTTACGGGCATGAAGCCAAGACAGATTACTCAAGCAGGACTCGGTCATATACCCCAGGATCGTCATAAGCATGGATTAGTTTTAGAGTTCTCTGTTGCCCACAACGCGGCTTTGCAAGAGTATTACCATGAACCTTATTCAAAAAATGGAATTATGAACTATAGTACTGTATCCGAATATGCGAAGAAGTTAATTGAGGAATATGATGTTAGAACTCAAGGTGAACACGAATTGGCTAGAGCATTGTCAGGCGGAAATCAGCAGAAACTAATCATTGGACGTGAAGTTTCACGTGACCCTGATTTACTTATAGCGGCTTTACCTACACGTGGGCTAGATGTCGGAGCTATTGAATTTATTCATAAGCGTCTTATTGAACAACGTGATAACGGAAAAGCGGTCTTCCTAATCTCATTTGAACTTGATGAAGTCATGAACGTCTCTGATCGAATTGCCGTCATTTATGATGGGAAAGTTGTTGATACAGTTATACCAGGTGAAACAACAGAGCAAGAACTAGGACTTCTAATGGCAGGTCATAACAAGAATGCTCGTGTAAAAGATAGGAAAGCAGGTGATGGTCGAGATGTCTAA
- a CDS encoding GntR family transcriptional regulator: protein MVVKTDQRHLYVQVIERLKQDIETGVFKENEKLPSEFELARNLGVSRATLREALRLLEEEKVIIRKHGVGTFINSRPVFSSGIEQLSSVSSMISDAGMEPSTIFMEVQENVPNDEMIGKFNCDTDDLLVTIKRVRTADGDPVVYCIDHVLSKNLEMGQDVLLNESIFDSIEKTGKIRIVQAVANIEPIGYDDEASSILRCGVDIPLLVLIQYHYSEEGEMVLYSKNYFRADKFSFHVVRKRV from the coding sequence ATGGTGGTGAAGACAGATCAAAGACATCTATATGTCCAAGTGATTGAGCGATTAAAACAGGACATTGAAACGGGCGTCTTCAAAGAGAACGAAAAATTACCATCCGAATTCGAACTCGCACGAAACTTAGGTGTCAGCAGAGCGACTCTTCGGGAAGCATTACGTCTCTTAGAAGAAGAAAAAGTGATTATCCGTAAACACGGTGTAGGCACCTTTATCAATTCGCGACCGGTCTTTTCTTCTGGTATTGAGCAATTATCCAGTGTTTCCTCCATGATTAGTGATGCAGGGATGGAACCGAGCACCATTTTCATGGAAGTGCAGGAAAATGTCCCTAACGATGAAATGATTGGGAAATTCAATTGCGATACAGATGACTTGCTTGTTACAATTAAAAGAGTAAGGACAGCGGATGGTGATCCCGTCGTTTATTGTATCGATCACGTGTTATCCAAAAATCTTGAAATGGGTCAGGATGTTCTCTTAAATGAATCCATTTTCGATTCCATTGAAAAAACAGGTAAAATAAGAATTGTGCAAGCTGTGGCGAATATTGAGCCTATAGGATATGATGATGAAGCGTCTTCAATTTTAAGATGTGGAGTCGACATTCCATTACTTGTACTAATCCAGTATCATTACAGCGAGGAAGGCGAAATGGTGCTTTACTCAAAGAATTACTTCCGGGCTGATAAATTCAGCTTCCATGTAGTCCGAAAACGGGTATAA
- the dapA gene encoding 4-hydroxy-tetrahydrodipicolinate synthase has translation MELGQIGTAMVTPFSKTGNIEYDLTEKLVEHLIATGTDSLIVCGTTGESPTLNHDEKFSMFSNVIEIVRKRIPVIAGTGTFNTAESVKLTQRAENLGADGIMLVTPYYNRPDQNGMIAHFSHIAAETALPILLYNIPGRSAVNMQAETVIELSKIKNIRAVKEASGSLEQMSKIISGTGDSFKVYSGDDALTLPLLSIGGEGVISVASHIVGLEMKEMINAYKSGDTVKAATLHRKLLSLFQAIFSAPNPVPIKYALSKIGIETGGVRMPLTEFGEGSIPFDEIWNRYKNA, from the coding sequence ATGGAACTTGGTCAAATTGGCACTGCAATGGTTACTCCTTTTTCAAAAACAGGAAACATTGAGTATGATTTGACAGAAAAGCTCGTGGAACATTTGATAGCTACAGGAACTGATTCCCTTATTGTCTGTGGCACGACGGGGGAATCTCCAACTTTAAATCATGATGAAAAGTTTTCTATGTTCAGCAATGTCATTGAAATTGTTCGAAAAAGAATCCCGGTCATTGCAGGAACCGGTACCTTTAATACTGCAGAATCAGTCAAGTTGACGCAACGTGCTGAGAACCTTGGTGCTGACGGCATCATGCTCGTAACGCCGTATTATAATCGTCCCGATCAAAATGGAATGATTGCGCACTTTTCTCATATTGCCGCTGAAACAGCACTGCCGATTCTTCTGTACAATATTCCTGGTCGATCAGCGGTTAACATGCAGGCAGAAACCGTAATTGAGCTATCTAAAATTAAAAATATTCGTGCCGTTAAAGAAGCGAGCGGCAGTCTTGAACAGATGTCGAAAATCATTAGCGGAACAGGTGACAGTTTCAAAGTTTACAGCGGGGATGATGCGCTGACATTGCCTCTCCTGTCAATTGGGGGAGAAGGCGTCATTTCAGTTGCATCACACATTGTTGGGTTGGAAATGAAAGAAATGATTAATGCGTACAAAAGCGGAGACACAGTAAAGGCAGCCACATTACACCGGAAGCTACTGTCGTTGTTCCAAGCAATCTTTTCCGCTCCGAATCCGGTACCGATCAAATATGCACTATCAAAAATTGGGATTGAAACAGGTGGTGTACGGATGCCTTTAACGGAGTTCGGAGAAGGCTCTATACCGTTTGATGAAATATGGAATCGCTATAAAAACGCATAG
- a CDS encoding DNA translocase FtsK yields MSKKTKKRKKTGANKKKKDEPSPLLYEVAGITMIGLAIIIIFEFGIVGRGLSSFSRLLFGNWHGAVPFLLIVQALLFMVKRKTIGWKNRIVGGSLFILASLLLFSHIYLFKELYESKVLMSNSAIKETWKVLITNEGITSRSGALGGGLAGAMLFALFHALFDSAGATVAGILLLVIGLILLTGKALVPYIAEHYPAFKTSIKSLFEKKETKPAKKVSQNSETKKTRSKKSIPVESDITVQPDIQTIDPVISKPIISAFNERIEKQSATNEQTAVQQNQLEPIRKSDGETEIDEVVTYSAVAGEEENESYILPPPSLLRETPSNDQSAEYDSIHANAEKLERTFLSFGVKATVTQVHLGPAVTKYEVLPDTGVKVSRIVSLSDDIALALAASDIRIEAPIPGKSAVGIEVPNSSVAIVSLREVIEAKENNRPDSKLMIALGRDVTGQAMMTELNKMPHVLVAGSTGSGKSVCINGIIISILMRAKPHEVKMMMIDPKMVELNVYNGVPHLLAPVVTDPRKASVALKKVVSEMERRYELFSHTGTRNIEGYNEHIEVWNAENDEKHPRMPYIVVIVDELADLMMVASNDVEDSITRLAQMARAAGIHLIIATQRPSVDVITGIIKANIPSRIAFAVSSAIDSRTILDGSGAEKLLGRGDMLFLPAGASKPVRIQGAFVSDQEVEAIVDFVIEQQKAQYQEEMIPTEVEEVPAYEETDELYDEAVQLVTEMQTASVSMLQRRFRVGYSRAARIVDQMELRGVVGPPEGSKPRQVLVAKSETDSHV; encoded by the coding sequence ATGTCCAAAAAAACGAAGAAACGTAAAAAGACCGGTGCTAATAAAAAGAAGAAAGATGAACCCAGTCCGCTGCTCTATGAAGTGGCAGGTATTACTATGATAGGATTGGCTATCATCATCATTTTTGAGTTTGGCATTGTCGGTCGAGGACTGTCTTCATTTTCTAGATTACTGTTTGGTAATTGGCATGGTGCTGTGCCTTTTTTATTAATTGTCCAAGCATTACTTTTCATGGTAAAAAGAAAAACAATCGGTTGGAAGAACCGTATCGTCGGTGGAAGTCTCTTTATCCTTGCAAGTTTGTTGTTATTCAGTCATATCTATCTCTTCAAAGAACTCTATGAAAGTAAAGTGCTCATGTCCAATTCTGCTATTAAAGAAACTTGGAAAGTACTTATTACAAACGAAGGCATCACTTCAAGAAGCGGCGCTTTAGGTGGTGGGCTGGCAGGTGCTATGCTATTTGCTTTGTTCCACGCATTATTCGATTCAGCAGGTGCGACAGTCGCAGGGATACTATTGCTTGTCATCGGACTTATACTCTTGACGGGGAAAGCATTGGTCCCGTATATCGCTGAACATTATCCTGCTTTTAAGACTTCGATTAAGTCATTATTTGAAAAGAAAGAGACAAAGCCAGCCAAAAAAGTATCACAGAATTCGGAAACTAAAAAGACGCGTTCTAAGAAATCTATACCCGTTGAATCGGATATAACGGTTCAACCGGATATTCAGACAATCGATCCAGTCATTTCAAAACCGATTATATCTGCTTTTAATGAACGTATTGAAAAACAATCTGCAACGAATGAACAGACAGCTGTGCAACAGAATCAGCTTGAACCAATTAGAAAGTCTGATGGCGAGACGGAAATTGACGAAGTGGTCACATATTCTGCCGTAGCAGGAGAAGAAGAGAATGAATCGTATATTTTGCCACCGCCTTCATTGTTGAGAGAAACCCCTTCAAACGATCAATCTGCGGAATATGATTCCATTCACGCCAATGCTGAGAAGCTCGAAAGAACGTTTTTGAGCTTTGGTGTGAAAGCGACTGTAACTCAGGTACACCTCGGTCCAGCTGTGACGAAATATGAAGTGTTGCCAGATACTGGCGTGAAAGTAAGTAGAATTGTTAGTTTGTCCGATGATATCGCGCTTGCGCTCGCTGCTAGCGATATCCGGATTGAAGCGCCGATTCCCGGCAAGTCAGCTGTGGGAATTGAGGTGCCAAACAGCTCCGTCGCAATTGTTAGTTTGCGTGAGGTAATTGAGGCGAAGGAAAATAATCGGCCTGATTCTAAATTAATGATTGCACTCGGGAGAGATGTGACGGGGCAGGCGATGATGACAGAATTGAACAAAATGCCCCATGTGCTAGTCGCAGGTTCAACAGGTAGTGGTAAAAGTGTTTGTATCAACGGGATCATCATCAGTATTCTCATGCGCGCCAAGCCACATGAAGTGAAAATGATGATGATTGATCCGAAGATGGTCGAATTAAATGTGTATAATGGAGTTCCCCATCTATTGGCTCCTGTTGTAACGGATCCAAGAAAAGCGTCTGTCGCTTTGAAAAAAGTCGTATCGGAAATGGAAAGAAGATATGAATTGTTTTCGCATACAGGGACGCGTAATATCGAAGGCTACAACGAACATATTGAAGTATGGAATGCGGAGAATGATGAGAAACATCCACGTATGCCCTATATCGTTGTAATTGTCGATGAACTTGCAGATCTTATGATGGTCGCTTCAAATGATGTAGAAGATTCCATCACCCGGCTTGCGCAAATGGCACGAGCAGCGGGGATCCACCTAATTATCGCAACACAGCGTCCTAGTGTGGATGTCATTACCGGAATTATCAAAGCAAACATTCCGTCACGTATAGCATTTGCGGTGTCCTCGGCAATTGACTCACGGACTATCTTGGATGGCTCTGGGGCAGAAAAACTACTTGGGCGTGGTGACATGCTGTTCTTGCCTGCAGGAGCATCGAAGCCTGTGCGAATACAAGGTGCATTCGTGTCAGATCAGGAAGTAGAAGCAATTGTCGATTTTGTCATTGAACAGCAAAAAGCGCAATATCAGGAAGAAATGATTCCTACAGAAGTAGAAGAAGTACCAGCTTACGAAGAAACAGATGAATTATACGATGAAGCAGTTCAGCTTGTCACAGAAATGCAGACTGCATCGGTTTCCATGCTTCAACGACGTTTTAGGGTCGGATATTCCAGAGCCGCAAGGATTGTCGATCAGATGGAATTGCGTGGCGTTGTAGGGCCGCCGGAAGGTAGCAAGCCCAGACAAGTACTTGTCGCGAAAAGTGAAACCGATAGTCACGTTTGA
- a CDS encoding BMP family lipoprotein, with the protein MSKRKYGLALSLVLAAGTLLGACGTDKDKEKDNSSSAGGNDSDFSIAMVTDVGGIDDKSFNQSAWEGIKLFGKDNNLAEGDGGYAYLQSKDESDYTSNLNALTRRDFDVVFGVGFLMEDAIGTIAEQQKETNYAIIDGVVEQPNVASILFKEQEGAFLAGVAAALMTKTDKIGFVGGMEIPVIERFEAGFVAGVNAVKPDIKVDVKYTGSFDKAELGKAAAGRMYSSGVDIIFHAAGGTGNGVFSEAKERKEADKNADVWVIGVDSDQYEEGKVGDQNITMTSMLKRVDNAVQDIANLAKEGKFPGGETKVYGLEDDGVALADSRGAIPQDVLDQIDEYKKKIADGEIEVPEFAK; encoded by the coding sequence GTGAGCAAACGTAAATACGGTCTTGCATTATCATTGGTTTTAGCAGCAGGTACATTACTTGGTGCATGCGGTACGGACAAAGACAAAGAAAAAGATAATTCATCTTCAGCAGGTGGCAATGATTCAGATTTCTCAATTGCTATGGTTACTGACGTTGGCGGAATTGACGACAAGTCATTCAACCAATCGGCTTGGGAAGGAATCAAACTATTTGGTAAAGATAATAATTTGGCTGAAGGGGATGGCGGATACGCTTACCTTCAATCAAAAGACGAATCAGACTACACTTCGAACCTTAATGCGCTAACACGTCGTGATTTCGACGTAGTATTCGGAGTCGGCTTCCTGATGGAAGATGCGATTGGGACAATTGCTGAGCAACAAAAAGAAACGAATTATGCGATTATCGATGGCGTTGTTGAGCAACCAAACGTTGCGAGCATCCTGTTCAAAGAACAAGAAGGTGCTTTCCTTGCTGGTGTAGCTGCAGCTCTAATGACAAAGACTGATAAAATCGGATTTGTCGGCGGTATGGAGATTCCGGTTATCGAACGTTTTGAAGCAGGATTTGTAGCTGGTGTTAATGCGGTAAAACCTGACATCAAAGTTGATGTTAAATACACAGGTTCGTTTGACAAAGCTGAACTTGGTAAAGCTGCCGCAGGCCGTATGTATTCTTCTGGCGTCGATATCATCTTCCACGCTGCTGGCGGAACAGGAAATGGTGTATTCTCAGAAGCGAAAGAACGTAAAGAAGCTGACAAGAATGCAGATGTATGGGTAATCGGTGTTGACTCCGATCAGTATGAAGAAGGTAAAGTCGGCGATCAGAATATTACAATGACATCTATGTTGAAGCGTGTAGACAATGCTGTTCAGGATATTGCAAACCTTGCTAAAGAAGGTAAATTCCCTGGTGGCGAAACAAAAGTCTATGGTCTTGAAGACGATGGTGTAGCTCTTGCTGATTCACGCGGTGCTATTCCACAAGATGTTTTGGATCAAATCGACGAATACAAGAAAAAAATTGCTGATGGTGAAATCGAAGTACCAGAATTTGCTAAGTAA
- a CDS encoding ribonuclease J: MTKTKNEVIKVIPLGGVGEIGKAMYVVEIDEELFIVDAGLMFPEGEMLGIDIVIPDLTYIEENKERVKGIFLTHGHEDAIGSIAYLLQKVQAPVYGSKLTLALAKEHLKDMPAPAGVKFFEVSNKSRMNFKSTYVTFFHTTHSIPDSFGIVFHTSEGAIVHTGEFKFDQSAKGKYRPDIAKMAALGEEGVFILMSDSNEAERPGYTTSEIVIEEQLSKTFHAAEGRLLVALYASNFIRIQQVFDRALETGKKVAVVGKSLESYFEVGMRLGYLQIDEEMVISVKDIGKYRDEQVVIIVTGNQGEPLDALEKIIRKHHKDIKIKETDTVLITFTPSPSMEVEMFQMTNELAKAGAHVLTSQRNVHVSSHGSQEDLKLMLNLMKPKYFIPIQGEYKMLIAHSKIAQQLGLQKSEIFIADKGDIVEYKNDKMRMSGRVQAGNVLIDGIGVGDVGNIVLRDRKLLSQDGIFTVVVTLSRRQKKIAAGPEVVSRGFVYVRESEELLEESRNLVTKIVEKYVNKDTFEWTNIKQEIRDTLSSYLFQQTKRRPMIIPIIMEY; the protein is encoded by the coding sequence GTGACGAAAACAAAAAACGAAGTAATCAAAGTCATTCCACTCGGAGGAGTTGGAGAAATAGGGAAAGCGATGTACGTCGTCGAAATCGATGAGGAGCTTTTCATCGTAGATGCAGGACTAATGTTCCCAGAAGGTGAAATGTTAGGGATTGATATCGTCATTCCTGACCTCACGTATATTGAAGAGAACAAAGAACGTGTGAAAGGCATCTTCCTAACTCATGGACACGAAGATGCAATCGGATCGATTGCTTATCTTCTTCAAAAAGTACAAGCACCGGTATACGGCTCGAAATTGACGCTTGCACTTGCAAAAGAACATTTGAAAGATATGCCTGCTCCAGCAGGTGTCAAATTCTTTGAAGTATCAAATAAAAGTCGCATGAATTTCAAATCCACATACGTGACGTTTTTCCATACGACGCATAGTATCCCTGATTCGTTTGGAATCGTATTCCATACGAGTGAAGGGGCAATTGTCCATACAGGTGAATTTAAATTCGATCAGTCCGCTAAAGGAAAATACAGACCTGATATCGCGAAGATGGCAGCATTGGGCGAAGAAGGTGTCTTCATCCTTATGTCCGATTCCAACGAAGCGGAGCGTCCGGGCTATACGACATCTGAAATCGTCATCGAAGAACAATTGTCGAAAACATTCCATGCGGCGGAAGGTCGGTTGCTTGTTGCGTTATATGCATCAAACTTCATTCGAATTCAACAGGTTTTTGACAGAGCCCTTGAAACAGGAAAAAAAGTAGCAGTTGTCGGTAAAAGTCTGGAAAGCTATTTTGAAGTCGGAATGCGCTTAGGCTACTTACAAATCGACGAGGAAATGGTCATTTCAGTGAAGGACATTGGCAAATACCGTGACGAGCAGGTCGTAATTATCGTGACCGGCAATCAAGGTGAGCCACTTGATGCACTTGAAAAAATTATTCGTAAACACCATAAGGATATTAAAATCAAAGAAACAGATACTGTTCTAATCACATTCACGCCGTCACCAAGTATGGAAGTGGAAATGTTCCAAATGACAAATGAACTGGCAAAAGCGGGTGCACATGTACTTACTTCCCAACGCAATGTACACGTATCCAGTCATGGTAGCCAGGAAGATTTAAAGTTAATGTTGAATTTGATGAAACCGAAATATTTTATACCTATTCAAGGGGAATATAAAATGCTTATTGCCCACTCGAAAATCGCACAACAGCTTGGTTTGCAAAAATCCGAGATCTTCATTGCGGACAAGGGGGATATTGTCGAATATAAGAACGACAAGATGCGGATGAGTGGACGTGTACAAGCTGGGAATGTCCTTATAGATGGAATCGGCGTTGGGGATGTAGGGAATATCGTCTTACGCGATAGAAAACTCCTGTCTCAAGATGGCATTTTTACGGTTGTCGTGACGCTCAGTCGCAGACAGAAAAAGATTGCAGCTGGCCCCGAAGTCGTGTCACGTGGATTTGTCTATGTACGTGAATCAGAAGAGCTATTAGAAGAATCCAGAAACCTCGTTACAAAAATCGTTGAGAAGTATGTGAATAAAGATACGTTCGAATGGACAAACATTAAACAAGAGATCCGCGATACGTTAAGTTCATACCTGTTCCAACAGACAAAAAGAAGACCAATGATTATTCCTATCATCATGGAATACTAA